A DNA window from Thermoplasmatales archaeon contains the following coding sequences:
- a CDS encoding tRNA uridine(34) 5-carboxymethylaminomethyl modification radical SAM/GNAT enzyme Elp3 yields MISQSHIHKIFAERLSEEIRKGNIKNKDDLLKIKKRIAKELGINVPQNSEILPFVKDEKIKEILIRKPVRTISGVAIVAVMASPFHCPHGRCLPCPGNPPESAQSYTGYEPASLRARRNDYDPYLQVKDRLRQFSCIGHPSDKIELIVMGGTFPARDFLYQEWFIKRCYDAMNEINSTSLEEAKKINEKAKHRCVGLTIETRPDWCRLQHVEKMLEFGTTRVELGVQILDDKILYEINRGHTVKDVMDATRILKNAGFKVCYHIMPGLPSSNRENDIECFRKIFIDERFRPDMLKIYPTLVVKPSKLYEKWERGEYKAIREEEAIDIISEMKKYVPEWVRIQRIERDIPSYLVEDGVKKSNLRELVQQRLQEEGARCRCIRCREIRDRKVDDFELRRRDYIASDGREIFLSIENGEMDLIIAYCRLRIANNFAIVRELKVHGSMVEIGKRNDEKWQHKGFGKILIDKAEEIASKSKKERIFVLSGVGAKEYYSKLGYSDDGFYMSKNLCE; encoded by the coding sequence ATGATTTCTCAGTCGCATATACATAAAATATTTGCAGAAAGATTATCTGAAGAAATTAGGAAGGGAAATATAAAAAACAAAGATGACTTGTTAAAAATAAAAAAGAGGATAGCAAAAGAACTGGGGATAAATGTCCCACAAAATTCAGAAATACTGCCTTTTGTAAAAGATGAAAAAATAAAGGAAATTTTAATCAGGAAACCCGTAAGGACAATTTCAGGTGTTGCAATAGTGGCGGTGATGGCTTCCCCATTCCATTGCCCCCATGGAAGATGCCTCCCATGCCCTGGCAACCCACCAGAAAGCGCTCAGAGCTATACAGGATATGAGCCTGCTTCACTTCGTGCTAGAAGAAATGATTATGACCCTTATCTGCAAGTAAAAGATAGATTGAGGCAATTTTCATGCATTGGACATCCGAGTGATAAAATTGAATTAATTGTGATGGGTGGAACTTTTCCAGCAAGAGATTTTCTATATCAGGAATGGTTTATAAAGAGATGCTATGATGCAATGAATGAAATTAATTCAACATCTCTTGAAGAAGCTAAAAAAATAAATGAGAAAGCAAAGCACAGATGTGTTGGTCTCACAATAGAAACGCGCCCGGATTGGTGCAGGTTGCAACATGTTGAAAAAATGCTTGAATTTGGGACAACCAGGGTTGAGCTTGGGGTACAAATCCTTGATGACAAAATTCTTTATGAAATAAATAGAGGACATACTGTAAAAGATGTTATGGATGCAACCAGGATTTTAAAAAATGCTGGATTCAAAGTATGCTATCATATAATGCCCGGTTTGCCTTCTAGCAATAGAGAAAATGATATAGAATGCTTTAGGAAAATTTTTATTGATGAGAGATTCAGACCGGATATGTTAAAAATTTATCCAACTCTGGTTGTTAAACCATCGAAATTGTATGAAAAATGGGAGAGAGGTGAATATAAAGCAATTAGGGAAGAGGAGGCAATTGATATAATTTCAGAAATGAAGAAATATGTGCCTGAATGGGTAAGGATACAGAGGATAGAGAGAGATATCCCCTCTTATTTAGTCGAAGATGGGGTAAAAAAGAGTAATTTAAGGGAGTTAGTTCAACAGCGTTTACAAGAAGAAGGAGCTAGATGCAGATGTATAAGGTGCAGGGAAATAAGGGATAGAAAAGTTGATGATTTTGAGTTAAGGAGGAGAGATTATATAGCAAGTGATGGAAGAGAGATTTTTCTTTCAATTGAGAATGGGGAGATGGACTTAATTATTGCATATTGCAGATTAAGAATAGCAAATAATTTTGCTATTGTAAGGGAGCTAAAAGTTCATGGCTCTATGGTTGAAATTGGAAAAAGAAACGATGAAAAATGGCAGCATAAAGGATTTGGAAAAATTTTGATAGATAAAGCGGAAGAAATAGCAAGCAAATCAAAAAAAGAGAGAATTTTTGTTTTAAGCGGTGTTGGTGCAAAAGAATATTATAGCAAACTCGGTTACAGTGATGACGGATTTTATATGAGTAAAAATTTATGTGAATAG
- a CDS encoding sulfite exporter TauE/SafE family protein, with translation MLYYLLPLIAGLIAQYIDGSLGMGYGVSSSSILVAAGFMPALVSASVHMAETFTTFTSGISHFKFGNVDKDILLPLIFPGIIGGAIGAYILSDIIPTKAVKIVVSFILLSLGLVIFLRFYFGKIRKREGNFSKRFLIVVALAGGLLDAIGGGGWGPVCTSSLVATNKREPRKVIGSVNLAEFFVTLAITTTFAITLGIENFLWSITLPLIIGGIIAAPLAAYTCRKIPSILLGSMVGILLIVINARTIISSFISVNFLVILSIMVLIFAALLIIKYARMEEKILEEQE, from the coding sequence ATGCTATATTACCTTTTACCATTAATTGCAGGGCTAATTGCTCAATATATAGATGGAAGTTTAGGAATGGGTTATGGTGTATCCTCTTCTTCCATTCTTGTTGCTGCTGGATTTATGCCTGCGCTCGTATCCGCTTCCGTGCACATGGCGGAAACATTTACAACATTTACATCTGGAATAAGCCATTTCAAATTTGGAAATGTTGATAAGGACATTCTGCTCCCTCTTATATTTCCTGGGATAATTGGCGGTGCTATAGGGGCGTATATTCTCTCAGATATAATTCCTACTAAAGCGGTTAAAATAGTTGTCAGCTTTATTTTGCTCTCCCTCGGTCTTGTAATATTTTTAAGATTTTACTTTGGGAAAATAAGGAAAAGGGAGGGAAATTTTTCAAAAAGATTTTTGATTGTTGTTGCCCTTGCTGGCGGGTTACTTGATGCAATAGGAGGTGGGGGATGGGGGCCAGTTTGCACTTCTTCGCTAGTTGCGACTAATAAGAGAGAGCCAAGAAAAGTTATTGGATCCGTGAATTTGGCGGAGTTTTTTGTAACTCTTGCGATAACAACAACATTTGCAATAACTCTTGGAATAGAGAATTTCCTATGGAGTATAACCCTGCCCCTGATAATAGGAGGCATTATAGCAGCCCCATTAGCTGCATACACTTGCAGGAAAATACCATCTATTTTACTCGGGAGCATGGTTGGAATATTGCTTATAGTAATTAATGCAAGAACAATAATTTCATCCTTTATATCAGTAAATTTCTTAGTGATTTTATCTATAATGGTTTTGATATTTGCGGCTCTTTTAATCATTAAATATGCCAGGATGGAAGAAAAAATTTTGGAGGAACAAGAATGA
- a CDS encoding adenylosuccinate synthase produces the protein MPSEVIVGLQWGDEGKGKITDYFSSFADCIVRYQGGSNAGHTVVVGGKSFKFHLMPSGAIRGKKTVIANGVVVDPSVLIDEIEMLKKNGIEVDLMISDRANVIMPYHKIFDSIQEELMKDKKIGTTKRGIGPCYSDKIARHGIRMIDIIDESRLKKEIKRIFSIKQKIFSSYGIELNEDEIFKEYIFYGKKLEKYVDDTSYFLNSIIDEKKILFEGAQGFLLDIDHGTYPYTTSSNTIAGGVCAGAGISPKKIGRIIGVMKAYTTRVGMGAMPTEEIGREGAHMAEKGHEYGTTTGRKRRCGWLDLVSAKYAVRVNGVDEIALTKLDVIDGLEKVKVCIAYEYEGKTVEKFPSSVEILEKCKPIYEEFDGWDGVRGKRKYEDLPKNAVKYIDFISDFLKTSIKIVSTGEDREDTIIL, from the coding sequence ATGCCTTCTGAAGTAATTGTTGGTCTGCAATGGGGGGATGAAGGAAAAGGAAAAATAACCGATTATTTTTCATCTTTTGCGGATTGCATCGTGCGATATCAGGGCGGTAGCAACGCAGGCCATACAGTTGTTGTTGGGGGTAAATCATTTAAATTTCACTTGATGCCATCTGGCGCTATAAGAGGGAAAAAAACGGTTATTGCGAATGGTGTTGTTGTTGATCCAAGTGTTTTAATTGATGAAATAGAAATGCTTAAAAAAAATGGCATAGAAGTAGATTTGATGATAAGTGATAGGGCAAATGTTATAATGCCTTACCATAAAATTTTTGACTCAATTCAGGAAGAGCTTATGAAAGATAAAAAAATTGGCACAACTAAAAGAGGAATTGGTCCATGCTATTCTGATAAAATCGCAAGACATGGTATAAGGATGATTGATATTATAGATGAAAGCAGGCTTAAGAAGGAAATTAAAAGAATATTTTCAATAAAACAAAAAATATTTTCTTCTTATGGAATTGAATTAAATGAAGATGAGATTTTTAAGGAATACATATTTTATGGGAAAAAACTTGAGAAATATGTTGATGATACTTCCTATTTCCTAAACAGTATAATAGATGAGAAAAAAATTCTATTTGAAGGAGCTCAAGGATTTTTACTTGATATAGACCATGGTACATATCCATACACCACTTCTTCCAATACCATCGCTGGAGGTGTTTGTGCGGGTGCGGGAATAAGTCCGAAAAAAATAGGCAGGATTATAGGAGTGATGAAAGCATATACAACAAGAGTTGGAATGGGAGCAATGCCAACAGAAGAAATTGGGAGGGAAGGAGCCCACATGGCGGAGAAGGGGCATGAATATGGCACAACAACAGGAAGGAAAAGGAGATGTGGCTGGCTTGATTTAGTTTCCGCAAAATATGCGGTAAGGGTAAATGGAGTTGATGAAATTGCTTTAACTAAACTTGATGTCATTGACGGGCTTGAAAAAGTTAAGGTTTGCATAGCTTATGAATATGAAGGGAAGACAGTAGAAAAATTTCCGTCATCAGTAGAAATACTTGAAAAGTGCAAGCCAATTTATGAAGAATTTGATGGATGGGATGGTGTGAGGGGAAAAAGGAAATATGAAGATTTGCCAAAAAATGCTGTAAAATATATAGACTTTATATCAGATTTTTTAAAAACATCCATAAAAATAGTTTCTACAGGTGAGGACAGAGAAGATACAATAATTTTATAA
- the truA gene encoding tRNA pseudouridine(38-40) synthase TruA: protein MRIALKIGYDGTLFNGFARQKGKETVEGEILKILKKSKIVKDIKEAKFQYAARTDRGVSAIANVISFNCRGNALRIFENSRRIWIFGYAYVDENFNPRHCKSKRYRYYVYDRGYDIKKMIEAVKIFEGEHDFAYFVKDKRRTISRIDKIEVIKGKIIKFDFEGKFFLWNQIRRIMAAVLGVGEGKYDIEDVKKALKKEERINFGLAKPENLILIDIKYDFEFIPFIQPDFLIKNEIFKDIAEINKY from the coding sequence ATGCGCATAGCATTGAAAATAGGTTATGATGGAACATTATTCAATGGATTTGCGAGGCAGAAAGGAAAGGAAACAGTGGAAGGAGAAATACTAAAAATTTTAAAGAAAAGCAAAATTGTTAAAGATATAAAAGAGGCAAAATTCCAATATGCTGCAAGAACAGATAGAGGGGTGAGTGCAATTGCAAATGTAATATCATTTAATTGCAGAGGAAATGCTTTGAGAATATTTGAAAATTCTAGAAGGATATGGATTTTCGGATATGCATATGTTGATGAAAATTTTAATCCAAGACATTGCAAGAGTAAGAGATACAGGTATTATGTATATGATAGAGGTTATGATATCAAAAAAATGATTGAAGCGGTTAAAATTTTCGAAGGAGAGCATGATTTTGCTTATTTTGTTAAGGATAAAAGAAGAACAATTTCAAGAATAGATAAAATAGAAGTTATAAAAGGAAAAATAATAAAATTTGATTTTGAGGGAAAATTTTTCCTTTGGAACCAGATAAGAAGAATAATGGCAGCGGTTTTAGGAGTGGGTGAGGGAAAATATGATATAGAGGATGTGAAGAAAGCTTTAAAAAAGGAGGAGAGGATAAATTTTGGATTGGCCAAACCAGAAAATCTTATTTTAATTGATATTAAATATGATTTTGAATTCATCCCCTTTATCCAGCCAGATTTTTTAATAAAAAATGAAATTTTTAAAGATATAGCCGAAATAAATAAATATTGA
- a CDS encoding winged helix-turn-helix transcriptional regulator, with protein sequence MKKNDTVYKIFKLFKENVIKILIVLREKEKIRWKELQEETKISTATFNRALSALREVHFIKKENGYYKLTWTGKLVTDGLILLGLHISEEMEEVEDEFAEKLLAKDIIMATIMLVLVSIKKRGRIKIDKFEEEMKKEMKIMRNLLKEYEKEGYVEIKNGWVFAKDKMKEFDIKDIFR encoded by the coding sequence ATGAAAAAAAATGATACAGTATACAAAATTTTCAAATTATTCAAAGAGAATGTTATAAAGATATTGATTGTTTTAAGGGAAAAAGAAAAAATAAGATGGAAAGAACTGCAGGAGGAAACAAAAATATCAACCGCTACTTTTAACAGAGCATTATCAGCATTAAGAGAAGTCCATTTTATAAAAAAGGAAAATGGTTATTATAAGCTTACTTGGACTGGAAAACTTGTTACAGACGGATTAATTCTTCTTGGGTTACATATCAGTGAAGAAATGGAGGAAGTGGAGGATGAATTTGCGGAGAAATTGCTTGCTAAAGATATAATCATGGCAACAATAATGCTTGTTCTTGTTAGTATAAAGAAGAGAGGTAGAATAAAAATTGATAAATTTGAAGAGGAAATGAAAAAAGAAATGAAGATAATGAGAAATTTGCTTAAAGAGTATGAGAAAGAAGGATACGTTGAAATAAAAAATGGATGGGTTTTTGCAAAAGATAAGATGAAGGAATTTGATATAAAAGATATATTCAGATGA
- a CDS encoding Trm112 family protein produces the protein MKKEYVKLLCCPYCKGNLILKVEKEDEKEIIAGKFECKKCEKEYEIKNGIPIMI, from the coding sequence ATGAAAAAAGAATATGTAAAATTGCTTTGTTGTCCATATTGCAAGGGAAATTTAATCTTAAAAGTTGAGAAAGAAGATGAAAAAGAAATAATAGCTGGAAAGTTTGAATGCAAAAAATGCGAAAAAGAATATGAGATAAAAAATGGGATACCAATTATGATTTGA
- a CDS encoding GIY-YIG nuclease family protein, which translates to MKGTYILIIEIDKDKKIRVGKRGIYFKKGYYAYVGSAMNSIEKRLERHLRKDKKKRWHIDYLIEKGKIKKIFYKESKIKEECDIAKKLGVFEIIPKFGSSDCKCKSHLFYNRKAENFYEILGEFRLFNF; encoded by the coding sequence ATGAAAGGGACTTATATCCTCATAATTGAAATTGACAAAGATAAAAAAATAAGAGTTGGAAAGAGAGGGATTTATTTCAAAAAAGGTTATTATGCTTATGTTGGCTCCGCAATGAACAGCATTGAAAAAAGATTAGAAAGGCATTTAAGAAAGGATAAAAAGAAAAGATGGCATATTGATTATTTAATTGAAAAAGGAAAAATAAAAAAAATTTTTTACAAAGAAAGCAAAATTAAGGAAGAATGCGATATAGCAAAAAAACTCGGAGTTTTTGAAATTATTCCAAAATTTGGCTCGAGCGATTGCAAATGCAAGAGCCACCTATTTTACAATAGAAAAGCAGAGAATTTTTATGAAATCCTTGGTGAATTCCGTCTATTCAACTTTTAA
- a CDS encoding UbiA prenyltransferase family protein → MRIKPWIMLMRPFTLIAPFISIFFGVLLQLSIYKSLDIFWQNIDKIFFASVALSFAQAVGQIMNQVEDVEIDKSNKKGYRPIAKGEISVEKAQLMALILSIFTVIIGFLINTYYGIFMILFLFSGILYNLEPFRLKKRLWLNTVSLAISRGLMPVPASWCVVFPQYVFDKVPWLLGSVIAIWVLAWQNTKDFDDIEGDRKHGIITPVVYHGIKKLSFIIFILSIFSFLLLAIYIKFGLIPIELSALFILLIPTAWMLYKLFKIDFSPVNLENNELWVNFYLTLAGFYIISVTAYLIKPYISLFT, encoded by the coding sequence ATGAGGATAAAACCATGGATAATGCTGATGAGGCCTTTCACTCTTATTGCCCCATTTATATCCATATTTTTTGGCGTTTTATTACAGCTGTCAATTTACAAAAGTTTAGATATATTCTGGCAGAATATTGATAAAATATTTTTTGCATCGGTTGCTCTATCTTTTGCACAGGCGGTTGGACAGATAATGAATCAAGTGGAGGATGTGGAAATTGATAAATCAAATAAAAAAGGATATAGACCAATTGCAAAAGGAGAAATAAGTGTAGAAAAAGCCCAGTTGATGGCTCTAATCCTTTCAATTTTTACTGTTATTATTGGTTTCTTAATCAACACATATTATGGCATCTTCATGATTTTATTTTTATTTTCTGGAATTTTGTATAATCTTGAACCATTCAGGCTTAAAAAGAGGCTCTGGCTTAATACCGTATCTCTTGCAATATCCCGCGGATTGATGCCTGTGCCTGCTTCCTGGTGCGTTGTGTTTCCGCAATATGTTTTTGATAAGGTGCCATGGCTCCTTGGGAGTGTAATTGCAATTTGGGTTCTTGCGTGGCAAAACACGAAGGACTTTGATGATATAGAAGGAGATAGAAAACATGGTATAATAACGCCCGTTGTTTATCATGGGATTAAAAAATTATCTTTCATAATATTTATTCTCTCAATTTTTTCCTTTTTGCTTCTTGCTATTTATATAAAATTTGGCTTAATCCCTATAGAACTGTCTGCTTTATTTATTCTTTTGATTCCAACCGCTTGGATGCTATACAAACTATTTAAAATAGATTTTTCCCCTGTAAATCTTGAAAACAATGAATTATGGGTTAATTTTTATTTAACTCTCGCTGGTTTTTATATAATATCTGTAACCGCTTATCTTATAAAGCCATACATATCTCTATTCACATAA
- a CDS encoding AbrB/MazE/SpoVT family DNA-binding domain-containing protein translates to MKIDMKDVEYITETSVTIRGSRRRTTLPKYIVEKIGIKDGDKIRWILFKDGTIYLMKVE, encoded by the coding sequence ATGAAAATAGATATGAAGGATGTTGAGTATATAACCGAGACAAGTGTAACAATAAGGGGAAGCAGGAGAAGGACAACTCTGCCAAAATATATAGTTGAAAAAATTGGAATAAAAGACGGAGATAAAATAAGATGGATATTATTCAAAGATGGAACAATTTATTTGATGAAAGTAGAGTAG